In one Polyangium spumosum genomic region, the following are encoded:
- a CDS encoding alpha,alpha-trehalose-phosphate synthase (UDP-forming), producing MPRLLRFLLLLLCGLALITGIGYVALTRTTHRWFEADLRGRSLLVVTATKPLLARNWARGHEGLVATLDDITRDERVMGTAACSLDGERLAATAAYPLDFGCRWVLARLGDDEDSAEANVWTTTEELPGGRVHVSAIRLASEGKDLGRVLLVHDLSYLERREATTRNILLAAFFVLSLGASVITMVAERLAFRVWTRELRRALSGDVPRGFKPLVGDVRALVERLASERDREARGGAWNPERLRSTLTSHLEGERVIILANREPYIHEKTPDGVKVLHPASGLVTALEPVMRACSGVWVAHGSGSADKETADARAHVKVPPGEESYSLRRVWLSEAEENGYYYGFSNEGLWPLCHVAHARPVFRAEDWEHYVRVNRKFADAVCEEVDTEDPIILVQDYHFALAPRMIRERLPRATILTFWHIPWPSAERIGICPWREEIIQGLLGSSIVGFHTQQHCNNFIEAVDTFMESRIDREANAIVQGSRRSLVRPYPISIEWPVHWLEELPSVGACRRSVREELGLPEDALMGVGIDRLDYTKGIEERLQAVDALLTRHPEFRGRFTFVQLAAPSRTKIARYRELNDRVEALADEINARWGGGAYRPIVLLRAHHEPPTVFRYYRAAELCYVSSLHDGMNLVAKEFVAARDDENGVLVLSQFTGAARDLTEALIVNPYDLGQAGDAMAAALRMPEEEQRERMLSMRRMVSEFNVYRWAGRMLVDAAELRRRERVSGRLSAPAVLARAMGT from the coding sequence ATGCCGCGCCTTCTGCGCTTCCTGCTGCTCTTGCTCTGCGGGCTCGCCTTGATCACCGGGATCGGGTACGTCGCCCTGACGCGCACGACGCACCGCTGGTTCGAGGCGGATCTGCGTGGTCGTTCTCTGCTCGTCGTGACCGCCACGAAGCCGCTGCTCGCGCGGAACTGGGCGCGCGGGCACGAGGGGCTCGTCGCCACGCTGGACGACATCACCCGGGACGAGCGCGTGATGGGCACGGCCGCGTGCTCCCTCGACGGCGAGCGCCTCGCCGCGACGGCCGCGTATCCCCTCGATTTCGGGTGCCGCTGGGTCCTCGCGCGTCTCGGGGACGACGAGGACAGCGCCGAGGCGAACGTCTGGACGACGACCGAAGAGCTGCCCGGCGGCCGCGTGCACGTGAGCGCGATCCGGCTCGCGTCCGAGGGCAAGGACCTCGGACGCGTGCTGCTCGTGCACGATCTCAGCTATCTGGAGCGGCGCGAGGCGACGACACGTAACATCCTGCTCGCGGCGTTTTTCGTGCTCTCGCTCGGCGCGTCCGTGATCACGATGGTCGCGGAGCGGCTGGCGTTCCGGGTCTGGACGCGTGAGCTGCGTCGGGCGTTGTCGGGCGACGTGCCGCGTGGGTTCAAGCCGCTCGTCGGGGACGTGCGTGCGCTCGTCGAGCGCCTCGCCAGCGAGCGGGACCGGGAGGCGCGCGGCGGCGCGTGGAACCCGGAGCGGCTGCGATCCACGCTGACGAGCCACCTCGAAGGCGAGCGGGTCATCATCCTCGCGAACCGCGAGCCCTACATCCACGAAAAGACGCCCGACGGCGTGAAGGTCCTGCACCCCGCGAGCGGGCTCGTGACCGCGCTCGAGCCCGTGATGCGCGCGTGCTCGGGGGTCTGGGTCGCGCACGGCAGCGGCAGCGCAGATAAAGAGACCGCCGACGCGCGCGCGCACGTAAAAGTGCCGCCCGGGGAGGAGTCGTACAGCCTCCGGCGGGTATGGCTGAGCGAGGCCGAGGAGAACGGGTATTATTACGGCTTCTCGAACGAGGGGCTCTGGCCGCTTTGCCACGTCGCGCACGCGCGCCCCGTGTTCCGGGCCGAGGACTGGGAGCATTACGTCCGCGTGAACCGCAAGTTCGCCGACGCGGTCTGCGAGGAGGTCGACACCGAGGATCCGATCATCCTGGTGCAGGACTACCATTTCGCGCTCGCGCCCCGGATGATCCGCGAGCGCCTGCCGCGCGCGACGATCCTGACGTTCTGGCACATCCCCTGGCCGAGCGCCGAGCGGATCGGCATCTGCCCGTGGCGGGAGGAGATCATCCAGGGGCTGCTCGGGTCGAGCATCGTCGGGTTTCACACGCAGCAACATTGCAACAATTTCATCGAAGCGGTGGACACGTTCATGGAGAGCCGCATCGATCGGGAGGCGAACGCGATCGTGCAGGGGTCGCGGCGGAGCCTGGTCCGGCCGTACCCGATCTCCATCGAATGGCCCGTGCACTGGCTGGAGGAATTGCCCTCCGTGGGGGCGTGCCGCCGCTCGGTGCGCGAGGAGCTCGGCTTGCCCGAGGACGCGCTGATGGGCGTGGGCATCGACCGGCTCGATTACACGAAGGGCATCGAGGAGCGGCTCCAGGCGGTGGACGCGTTGCTCACGCGGCACCCGGAGTTCCGCGGTCGATTCACGTTCGTGCAGCTCGCGGCGCCGAGCCGGACGAAGATCGCTCGGTATCGTGAGCTCAACGATCGTGTCGAGGCGCTGGCCGACGAGATCAACGCCCGCTGGGGCGGGGGCGCGTATCGCCCGATCGTCCTCTTGCGCGCGCACCACGAGCCGCCGACCGTGTTCCGATATTATCGCGCGGCGGAGCTCTGCTACGTGTCGAGCCTGCACGACGGGATGAACCTGGTGGCGAAGGAGTTCGTCGCGGCCCGCGACGACGAAAACGGCGTGCTCGTGTTGAGCCAGTTCACCGGGGCGGCGCGGGATCTGACCGAGGCGCTCATCGTGAACCCGTACGACCTCGGCCAGGCCGGCGACGCGATGGCCGCGGCGCTGCGGATGCCCGAGGAGGAGCAACGCGAGCGAATGTTGTCGATGCGGCGGATGGTGAGCGAGTTCAACGTGTACCGCTGGGCCGGGCGCATGCTCGTCGACGCGGCGGAGCTCCGGCGGCGGGAGCGGGTCTCGGGCAGGTTGTCGGCGCCGGCGGTGCTGGCGCGGGCGATGGGGACGTGA
- a CDS encoding 4-alpha-glucanotransferase, which produces MNTRAEERELAGEALRLLGVDRLALAIHDASFPADPDEDIGRGSPYSRGAARFFRFARDLGFRAIVLGPQGDLSADNASPYDGASFSRATVSIALAPLALDPAFGGLLRADSLVSLVEARPRAPAGRALHPHASAAVRRALDEAFGAFQERRRRGLLPPAMVAFASRLESWRARNEGWIERDALYACLAAEHGSGHFKDWPALDARLVAPLPGDESRASARLSALRSRHAEAIEAHAFRQFLSREQHAALRASLQSLGLALYGDLAIGLAPSDEWSNLAIVLPGYRMGAPPSRTNPEGQPWGYPVLDPAAWSGAARAFLAARSTAMFEAYDGVRIDHPHGLVDPWVYRADAADPLVAVQHGARLRSSPDLADHPRLAAFAITRPSQIDRGLPRHADGWVRALEGPQVDEYARLFDALVSAAEARGRASETLFAEVLSTLPAPVEAVLARHGLGRFRVTQKANLDDPRDVYRSENAEPADWIMMGTHDTPSMWELAGTWRAEGKLAAQAAYLARRLGAPELEATILRDPGMLVSAKLADALTSEARSVMIFFADLFGLAERYNVPGTISDDNWSLRVPEGWEAGYFEKRRRGEALDLRRALALGLRARARGASGDLEALATRLLLLT; this is translated from the coding sequence ATGAACACGCGCGCCGAGGAACGTGAGCTCGCCGGCGAGGCCCTCCGCCTGCTCGGGGTCGATCGGCTGGCCCTCGCCATTCACGACGCGAGCTTCCCCGCGGATCCCGACGAGGACATCGGCCGCGGATCCCCGTACAGCCGCGGCGCCGCGCGGTTCTTCCGCTTCGCCCGTGATCTCGGCTTCCGCGCGATCGTCCTCGGTCCGCAGGGGGATCTCTCGGCGGACAACGCCTCGCCCTACGACGGCGCCTCCTTTTCGCGCGCCACCGTCTCCATCGCCCTCGCGCCCCTCGCCCTGGATCCGGCCTTCGGCGGGCTCCTCCGCGCCGATTCGCTCGTGTCGCTCGTCGAGGCGCGCCCCCGCGCCCCCGCGGGCCGCGCGCTTCATCCGCATGCCTCCGCGGCCGTGCGCCGCGCGCTCGACGAGGCGTTCGGGGCGTTCCAGGAGAGGCGCCGGCGTGGCCTGCTCCCTCCCGCGATGGTCGCCTTCGCGTCGCGGCTCGAATCGTGGCGCGCTCGAAATGAAGGCTGGATCGAGCGCGACGCGCTTTACGCGTGCCTCGCGGCCGAGCACGGGAGCGGCCATTTCAAGGACTGGCCCGCCCTCGACGCGCGCCTCGTCGCGCCTCTCCCCGGCGACGAGTCGCGCGCCTCCGCGCGCCTCTCGGCGCTCCGCTCGCGCCACGCGGAGGCCATCGAGGCGCACGCCTTCCGCCAGTTCCTTTCACGCGAGCAACACGCCGCCCTGCGTGCGTCCCTTCAATCGCTCGGCCTCGCGCTCTACGGCGATCTCGCCATTGGCCTCGCTCCTTCGGACGAATGGTCGAACCTCGCGATCGTCCTTCCGGGGTATCGCATGGGCGCCCCGCCGAGCCGGACGAACCCCGAGGGACAACCGTGGGGGTATCCCGTCCTCGACCCGGCCGCCTGGTCGGGCGCGGCGCGGGCCTTCCTCGCGGCGCGTTCGACCGCGATGTTCGAGGCCTACGACGGCGTGCGCATCGATCACCCCCACGGGCTCGTCGACCCCTGGGTGTATCGCGCCGACGCGGCGGATCCGCTCGTGGCGGTCCAGCATGGCGCGCGCCTGCGCTCCTCGCCGGACCTCGCCGATCACCCGCGCCTCGCCGCGTTTGCCATAACGCGCCCCTCGCAGATCGACCGCGGCCTGCCTCGGCACGCGGACGGCTGGGTACGCGCGCTCGAAGGGCCGCAGGTGGACGAATACGCGCGCCTCTTCGACGCCCTCGTCTCGGCCGCAGAGGCGCGCGGACGCGCGTCCGAGACCTTGTTCGCCGAGGTCCTGAGCACGTTGCCCGCGCCGGTGGAGGCGGTGCTGGCGCGGCACGGGCTCGGTCGATTCCGGGTGACGCAGAAGGCGAACCTCGACGATCCGCGTGACGTCTACCGCAGCGAAAACGCCGAGCCGGCGGACTGGATCATGATGGGCACGCACGACACGCCCTCGATGTGGGAGCTCGCGGGCACGTGGCGTGCGGAGGGCAAGCTCGCGGCGCAGGCGGCCTACCTCGCGCGCCGGCTCGGGGCGCCGGAGCTGGAGGCGACGATCCTGCGCGATCCGGGCATGCTGGTCTCGGCGAAGCTCGCGGACGCCCTCACGAGTGAGGCCCGGAGCGTGATGATCTTCTTCGCCGACCTGTTCGGGCTCGCCGAGCGGTACAACGTGCCCGGCACGATCAGCGACGACAACTGGTCGCTACGCGTGCCCGAGGGGTGGGAGGCGGGGTATTTCGAGAAACGAAGGCGAGGGGAGGCGCTCGACCTCAGGCGCGCGCTCGCGCTCGGGCTCCGGGCGCGGGCGCGAGGGGCGTCGGGGGATCTGGAGGCGCTGGCGACGCGGCTGCTTTTGCTGACTTGA